In Sphingomonas sp. R1, a single genomic region encodes these proteins:
- a CDS encoding transporter, producing MGRKARSAGMVAAALIAASPALADDDDPRFCPTRPSIGGSSCTTEPGRVHVEASFLDWERDDQSSQREDRIVASDLLVRIGVAAKTEVQLGWTAFGQDRTRDKESGEIETIRGTGDLRFALRQHLAGEKGKPFSAGVEAFVTAPTGKYPVGDGTWGAGVIVPVQYDLTEKVAVSFTGEADAAPDQSGSGRHFAVSGITSLRYKFSEKVTTTAEFSLERDQDPEGHETRALAAVSTAWRPTKTLQLDILAVAGLNRNSPDFRLVTGGAILF from the coding sequence ATGGGGCGCAAGGCGCGGTCGGCGGGAATGGTGGCAGCGGCGCTGATCGCAGCGAGCCCAGCGCTCGCAGACGACGACGATCCCCGCTTCTGCCCGACCAGGCCCAGCATTGGCGGCTCGAGCTGCACCACCGAACCGGGCCGGGTCCATGTGGAAGCGTCGTTCCTCGACTGGGAACGGGACGACCAATCGTCGCAGCGCGAGGACCGGATCGTCGCATCCGATCTGCTGGTGCGCATTGGCGTCGCTGCGAAGACCGAGGTCCAGCTGGGCTGGACCGCCTTCGGCCAGGACCGCACGCGCGACAAGGAGAGCGGCGAGATCGAAACCATTCGCGGCACCGGTGACCTCCGGTTCGCGCTACGCCAGCATCTGGCAGGCGAGAAGGGGAAGCCCTTTTCCGCCGGCGTGGAGGCCTTCGTGACCGCGCCCACGGGCAAATATCCGGTCGGCGACGGCACCTGGGGCGCCGGCGTAATCGTGCCGGTGCAATATGACCTGACCGAGAAGGTGGCGGTAAGCTTCACCGGCGAGGCGGACGCCGCACCGGACCAGAGCGGGTCGGGGCGCCATTTCGCGGTGAGCGGCATCACCAGCCTCCGCTACAAGTTCAGCGAGAAGGTGACGACCACCGCCGAATTCTCGCTGGAGCGCGACCAGGATCCGGAGGGACACGAAACCCGTGCGCTCGCCGCCGTGTCGACTGCCTGGCGCCCCACCAAGACGCTCCAGCTCGACATACTGGCAGTCGCCGGGCTGAACCGGAATTCGCCCGATTTCCGCCTGGTGACGGGCGGCGCGATCCTGTTCTAG
- a CDS encoding OsmC family protein: MSNDVALDAVARDTGAGKFQVAVQVAGVALMLDEPVSVGGLGSGPTPYQMLASALAACTTMTLRVYTLQKGWPVTGIRTLAGHQRQAGAVPADLFTRRIEIEGKLDAAQRTRLLEIADRCPVHRTLTGGARVETELADVVAPTEPAAAHAADLEHAIRDN, encoded by the coding sequence CGCCGGCAAGTTCCAGGTAGCGGTACAGGTCGCCGGCGTGGCGCTGATGCTGGATGAGCCGGTATCGGTCGGCGGGCTGGGCTCCGGGCCGACACCCTATCAGATGCTCGCCTCCGCGCTGGCCGCATGCACCACCATGACGCTCCGCGTGTATACGCTGCAGAAGGGCTGGCCGGTCACCGGCATCCGGACACTCGCCGGGCACCAGCGCCAGGCGGGCGCCGTCCCGGCCGACCTGTTCACCCGCCGTATCGAGATCGAAGGCAAGCTCGATGCCGCCCAGCGCACCCGGTTGCTGGAAATCGCCGACCGATGCCCGGTCCACCGCACGCTGACGGGCGGTGCGCGCGTCGAGACCGAACTCGCCGATGTCGTGGCTCCCACCGAGCCGGCGGCTGCCCATGCCGCGGACCTGGAACACGCCATCCGCGACAACTGA